In one window of Candidatus Dormiibacterota bacterium DNA:
- a CDS encoding thioesterase family protein, whose protein sequence is MLEGFPLITSFTVPFADVDMMQHVNNVAYIRWAEMMRSEYFARVMKTPVNGDRGMIQASINFTYERQLLYRERIAVGVRVSRIGGKSFDFEYVVWSVDAHHQAAHGFTTVVAFDFVAGQSIAVPESWRENIAAYQAGPQEQFN, encoded by the coding sequence ATGCTCGAAGGGTTTCCTCTCATAACGTCTTTTACGGTTCCGTTCGCAGACGTGGACATGATGCAGCACGTCAACAACGTCGCATACATTCGCTGGGCGGAAATGATGCGCTCGGAGTACTTCGCTCGTGTCATGAAGACCCCGGTAAACGGCGATCGCGGCATGATCCAAGCCTCGATCAACTTCACTTACGAGCGCCAATTACTGTATCGCGAGCGGATTGCCGTAGGCGTGCGCGTCTCTCGCATCGGCGGCAAATCCTTCGATTTCGAGTACGTGGTGTGGAGCGTGGACGCGCATCATCAGGCCGCGCATGGATTTACGACCGTGGTCGCATTCGATTTCGTAGCGGGGCAGAGCATCGCCGTTCCCGAGAGCTGGCGTGAGAATATTGCCGCCTATCAGGCCGGCCCGCAGGAACAATTCAACTGA
- a CDS encoding M61 family peptidase: MKRLFIGCAAALCVVLGSSAAIAAQVGDYATPDAASLATQSNPMTLTLDAREASRGLMYSHLTIPVKPGPFTLVYPKWIPGEHGPTGPLNDLAALRVSAGGHAVTWRRDKVDMYAFHVVVPPGVSTLDVSYDVLLNAPGDTMATKKLAIVNWNRDVLYQSNTNSHEVFIRTSLILPAGWSYGTALPGPKQAGNRVDFATVPLAMLIDSPLDMGQYAKHIVLWTNGVHTQYLDAFADRPQDLDFSAKELAEYKQMTPQALAMYGAVHWNDYHSLLALSDAVGFQGIEHHQSSDDRAPDDFMTNPQEQLAAGDLLTHEFSHSWNGKYRRPDDLTTPNFQVPMQTDLLWVYEGMNQYLGDLLSFRAGIRDPKQYPEYFASIYAAMDNEPGRATEPLIDTTTAAPYLYQARGAYASIRRTAGDFYTEGELIWLDADTIIRQKTGGKKSLDDFLHLYAGPPSTGPITVTYTRAQVESLLNDVVPYDWHAFFQTHVYDIAPHAPAHELARAGWKLVYTSKPNAFSAAESTLRKSIDTWYSLGLRMSAAGTVFDVREGSPAWKAGFAPGVKIAAIDGQAFSPSVLAYAIGQAQHGSAPIAFLASNTGWFGTYSVNYHGGERYPHLVRIPGTPDMLAKIAAPGGQ; this comes from the coding sequence ATGAAGCGTCTTTTTATAGGTTGCGCCGCCGCACTCTGCGTCGTCCTTGGTTCGAGTGCCGCGATTGCGGCACAGGTTGGCGATTATGCCACCCCGGACGCCGCGTCCCTGGCTACGCAATCGAATCCGATGACCCTCACCCTGGACGCTCGCGAAGCGTCGCGCGGTTTGATGTACAGCCACCTCACGATTCCGGTGAAACCCGGGCCGTTCACCCTGGTCTACCCCAAGTGGATTCCGGGCGAACACGGCCCGACCGGCCCCCTCAACGATTTGGCCGCTTTGCGCGTGAGCGCCGGTGGCCATGCGGTAACGTGGCGTCGCGATAAGGTCGACATGTACGCGTTCCACGTAGTCGTGCCGCCGGGCGTTTCGACGCTCGACGTCAGTTACGACGTCTTGCTGAATGCCCCGGGCGATACGATGGCCACCAAAAAGCTGGCCATCGTGAATTGGAACCGCGACGTTCTCTACCAATCCAATACGAATTCGCACGAGGTCTTCATTCGCACGAGCCTGATCTTGCCGGCGGGTTGGAGTTATGGGACGGCATTGCCCGGCCCGAAGCAAGCCGGTAACCGGGTAGATTTCGCCACGGTGCCGCTGGCGATGCTGATCGATTCTCCGCTCGACATGGGGCAATACGCGAAGCACATCGTGCTGTGGACCAACGGCGTACACACGCAGTATCTCGATGCGTTTGCCGATCGGCCACAGGACCTGGATTTTTCCGCGAAAGAACTGGCCGAATACAAACAGATGACCCCGCAGGCCCTGGCCATGTACGGGGCGGTCCATTGGAACGATTACCATTCGCTGCTCGCCTTGAGCGATGCCGTCGGTTTCCAAGGCATCGAGCACCATCAGAGCAGCGACGATCGCGCTCCCGACGATTTTATGACGAACCCGCAGGAACAGCTTGCGGCCGGCGACCTGTTGACGCACGAGTTTTCTCATTCGTGGAACGGCAAGTATCGCCGTCCGGACGACCTGACGACGCCGAACTTCCAAGTCCCGATGCAGACCGATCTGCTGTGGGTCTACGAGGGCATGAATCAATATTTGGGAGATCTGCTTTCATTTCGTGCCGGCATCCGCGATCCCAAGCAATACCCGGAGTATTTTGCGAGCATCTACGCAGCGATGGATAACGAGCCGGGTCGCGCGACCGAGCCGCTCATCGATACGACCACGGCCGCGCCCTATCTCTATCAGGCCCGCGGCGCCTATGCGTCGATTCGACGCACGGCCGGGGACTTTTATACCGAGGGCGAGTTGATTTGGCTGGATGCGGATACGATCATTCGGCAGAAGACCGGCGGCAAAAAATCGCTGGACGATTTTCTGCACCTGTATGCCGGTCCGCCGAGCACCGGTCCGATCACCGTCACGTATACGCGCGCGCAGGTGGAATCGCTCCTCAACGACGTCGTGCCGTACGACTGGCACGCGTTCTTCCAAACGCACGTGTACGATATCGCTCCTCACGCACCGGCGCACGAACTCGCGCGGGCGGGCTGGAAGCTGGTCTACACCTCCAAGCCGAACGCGTTTTCGGCCGCGGAGTCGACGCTGCGAAAGTCGATCGACACGTGGTATTCGCTCGGGCTCCGCATGAGCGCGGCCGGAACCGTCTTCGACGTGCGCGAGGGGTCGCCGGCCTGGAAAGCCGGGTTTGCGCCGGGCGTCAAGATCGCCGCGATCGACGGCCAGGCGTTCTCGCCTTCCGTGCTTGCTTACGCGATCGGGCAGGCTCAGCACGGATCGGCGCCGATCGCGTTCCTGGCCAGCAACACGGGCTGGTTCGGAACCTATAGCGTCAATTACCATGGCGGCGAGCGCTATCCGCATCTGGTGCGCATTCCGGGAACGCCCGACATGCTTGCGAAAATCGCGGCGCCCGGCGGCCAGTAA
- a CDS encoding VOC family protein: MAVTALAFTMYPVTDQQRAVAFYRDVLGLALSGLETEYWTEFDVNGATFGVGNFEQVGKPGSAQSLALEVDDLDAYRAHLVSLGSEVTEPHELAFCRISVVKDPDGNSIWLHQSKPR; encoded by the coding sequence ATGGCGGTCACGGCTTTGGCGTTCACCATGTATCCGGTTACGGATCAACAACGAGCGGTGGCATTCTATCGAGATGTTTTGGGGCTGGCGCTCTCGGGCCTGGAGACGGAGTACTGGACGGAATTCGACGTAAACGGCGCCACCTTCGGGGTCGGCAATTTCGAGCAAGTCGGTAAGCCCGGCAGCGCGCAGTCGTTAGCCCTCGAAGTGGACGATTTGGACGCATATCGCGCGCACCTGGTCTCGCTGGGCAGCGAGGTGACCGAACCGCACGAACTCGCGTTTTGCCGCATCAGCGTGGTGAAGGATCCGGACGGAAATTCGATTTGGTTGCATCAAAGTAAACCGCGGTAA
- a CDS encoding SDR family oxidoreductase encodes MKKTVLITGASSGIGEASARYFAERGWNVAATMRSPERSALAGERVACIALDVTDAASIDVAVAQTLERFGRIDALVNNAGYAVVGPFEAASDAQVRREFDTNVLGLMRVTRAVLPLFREQRGGTIVNISSIGGRLTFPLYSVYHATKFAVEGFSESLRYELEPFGVRVRIVEPGAIKTDFYDRSMDVVTSEPYESLMARAMPELNRAGAAGASPQAVAATIFRAATDRGGRLRYPVNAGLLALRAMLPYGLYHALMKRVVLRTS; translated from the coding sequence ATGAAAAAGACCGTTTTGATTACCGGTGCGTCGAGCGGTATCGGCGAGGCCAGCGCGCGATACTTCGCGGAGCGCGGATGGAACGTTGCCGCGACGATGCGTTCCCCCGAGCGCTCGGCGTTGGCGGGCGAGCGGGTGGCTTGCATCGCGCTCGACGTGACGGATGCGGCATCCATCGATGTCGCCGTCGCGCAGACTTTGGAACGTTTCGGGCGAATCGACGCGCTCGTCAACAACGCCGGATATGCGGTGGTAGGACCGTTCGAAGCGGCAAGCGACGCGCAAGTGCGCAGAGAATTCGACACGAACGTTTTGGGACTCATGCGCGTTACGCGCGCCGTATTGCCGCTGTTCCGCGAACAACGCGGCGGAACCATCGTCAACATCAGTTCGATCGGCGGACGGCTGACGTTCCCGTTGTACAGCGTTTACCACGCTACGAAGTTTGCGGTCGAGGGATTCTCGGAATCGCTCCGCTACGAATTGGAACCGTTCGGAGTCCGCGTCCGCATCGTTGAGCCCGGTGCGATAAAAACCGATTTTTACGATCGCTCGATGGACGTGGTAACGAGCGAACCATACGAGTCGCTGATGGCACGCGCGATGCCGGAGCTCAATCGAGCCGGCGCGGCGGGCGCGTCGCCGCAAGCCGTCGCAGCGACGATCTTTCGGGCGGCAACCGATCGCGGCGGGCGTTTGCGCTACCCCGTCAATGCCGGGTTGCTCGCGCTGCGCGCGATGCTTCCCTACGGGCTCTATCACGCGCTGATGAAGCGCGTGGTTTTAAGGACGTCTTAA